In one window of Heptranchias perlo isolate sHepPer1 chromosome 4, sHepPer1.hap1, whole genome shotgun sequence DNA:
- the LOC137320372 gene encoding LOW QUALITY PROTEIN: histone H4 type VIII-like (The sequence of the model RefSeq protein was modified relative to this genomic sequence to represent the inferred CDS: inserted 1 base in 1 codon; substituted 1 base at 1 genomic stop codon), with protein MLIISGRGKGSKGLGKGGANLHHIVLSDNIQGISKPAICRLARXGXVKFISGLIYKETCGVLKVFLENIISKSVSYTEHAKRRTITAMDVVYALKRQEHGFDA; from the exons ATGCTGATCATAAGTGGTAGAGGGAAAGGCAGTAAGGGACTGGGGAAAGGAGGGGCCAACCTCCACCACATCGTGCTCAGCGATAACATCCAGGGTATCAGTAAGCCAGCCATCTGCCGCCTGGCCCGCTGAG GTGTTAAATTTATCTCTGGTTTGATTTACAAGGAGACCTGCGGAGTGTTGAAGGTTTTCCTAGAGAATATCATCAGTAAGTCGGTCagctacactgaacacgccaagcgcaggACAATTACTGCTATGGATGTGGTGTATGCGTTGAAACGCCAGGAACATGGGTTTGACGCCTGA